The following proteins are encoded in a genomic region of Musa acuminata AAA Group cultivar baxijiao chromosome BXJ2-11, Cavendish_Baxijiao_AAA, whole genome shotgun sequence:
- the LOC135626771 gene encoding probable protein phosphatase 2C 68 codes for MAVACLEMAGEGDTPEKCRGARRRRIEMCQFVSAAEGASPPSSRRTGKRQEAFRESEPLEGQTAGNEAPLPTPPANSSLVTTSSSSPSTVSASGGEPGLPEIASSSRSAPAVVEPSVAYGIISLTGRSREMEDAVSVWPGFFRPQGSGPLHFFAVFDGHGGYHVAALCKDWMHVLLAEELGREMAAATEEEDMARTRAAVGRSFARMDELALAACACGKIGLPPCGCERSGIESEIVGSTAVVALVGVDRVVVANCGDSRAVLSRGGQAVPLSSDHKPDRPDELARIEAAGGRVIYLNGARVHGMLAMSRALGDKYLKPFVISEPEICVVERTAEDECLIMASDGLWDVLPNDVACDVARRCLEEADRSSGAEDVDGGAATAGGREQEQASDARCSLAAVLLARLALARRSADNISVIVIDLRRK; via the exons ATGGCCGTCGCCTGCCTGGAGATGGCTGGCGAAGGTGACACACCCGAGAAATGCCGCGGTGCGCGGCGCCGACGGATCGAGATGTGCCAATTCGTGTCTGCCGCCGAAGGCGCCTCCCCCCCTAGTTCGAGGAGGACGGGGAAGCGGCAGGAGGCCTTCCGGGAGTCGGAGCCCCTCGAAGGACAGACCGCCGGTAACGAAGCCCCTCTTCCTACCCCGCCGGCGAACTCGTCTTTGGTCACGACCTCGTCATCGTCCCCTTCCACAGTCTCGGCATCCGGCGGAGAACCTGGCCTTCCAGAGATCGCGTCGAGTTCTCGGTCGGCGCCTGCGGTTGTGGAACCCTCGGTGGCGTACGGGATTATATCACTGACCGGACGGTCGAGGGAGATGGAGGACGCCGTCTCGGTCTGGCCGGGTTTTTTCCGGCCCCAAGGCAGCGGACCGCTCCATTTCTTCGCCGTCTTCGACGGCCACGGCGGCTACCAC GTCGCAGCACTGTGTAAGGACTGGATGCATGTGCTGCTGGCGGAAGAGCTCGGCCGGGAGATGGCCGCAGCAACGGAGGAGGAGGACATGGCTCGGACGAGGGCTGCGGTGGGACGGAGCTTCGCACGGATGGACGAGCTGGCGCTAGCGGCCTGCGCGTGCGGTAAGATAGGGTTGCCGCCCTGCGGCTGCGAGCGGTCGGGGATCGAGTCGGAGATCGTCGGTTCGACGGCGGTGGTGGCGCTTGTCGGTGTGGACCGGGTCGTTGTGGCCAACTGCGGGGACTCGCGGGCGGTGCTCAGCCGCGGCGGCCAAGCGGTGCCGCTTTCCTCCGACCACAAG CCGGACCGGCCTGATGAGCTGGCGAGAATAGAAGCGGCGGGCGGGCGGGTGATATATTTGAATGGCGCTCGCGTCCATGGCATGCTCGCCATGTCACGGGCGTTAG GTGACAAGTACTTGAAACCCTTCGTGATATCCGAACCGGAGATATGCGTGGTGGAGAGAACAGCCGAGGACGAGTGCCTAATCATGGCCAGCGACGGGCTGTGGGACGTGCTGCCCAACGACGTAGCATGTGACGTGGCTCGACGGTGCTTGGAAGAAGCAGACCGATCAAGTGGCGCCGAAGATGTCGATGGCGGGGCCGCGACTGCTGGTGGACGAGAGCAAGAACAAGCATCCGACGCGCGGTGCTCTCTGGCGGCGGTGCTGTTAGCCAGGCTTGCACTGGCGAGGAGAAGCGCGGACAACATAAGCGTGATTGTGATCGATTTGAGGAGGAAGTGA
- the LOC135626766 gene encoding ATG8-interacting protein 1-like isoform X1: MADDGKEEKVSSRGADWEVVSLTASAYASEPGPQEFDPTSESKEKENMTERESSAALFMSGHFVFPPSEHENLPIEPDTSKIHGEPTMIGGDNGIDDSDREKLQTESDDLQYDIEFSEGNRISFRDMGFEEGKGSHRLNLVGVEQDIFADPRSVDIHSEAHKSSTKSEAEEPSDVNMESPHDHAKPGGDEIDGSNLPCQAWWKRHAVSLYKQAKEAGTFWSVVVAAAVMGIIIVRQRWHQDKWRFSINDERMSRMMRPIGRFKDVMVGGHQPNRLIH, encoded by the exons ATGGCGGACGATGGAAAAGAGGAAAAGGTTTCTTCTCGGGGAGCTGACTGGGAAGTTGTGTCCCTCACGGCATCCGCGTATGCTTCAGAGCCTGGTCCGCAGGAATTTGACCCTACCTCTGAGAGCAAAGAGAAGGAGAACATGACTGAACGTGAGTCTTCTGCAGCATTATTCATGTCCGGTCATTTTGTGTTTCCACCCAGTGAGCATGAGAATCTCCCGATAGAACCTGACACAAGCAAAATCCATGGTGAGCCAACAATGATTGGTGGTGATAATGGAATTGATGATTCTGATAGAGAAAAGTTGCAGACTGAATCTGATGATCTCCAGTATGATATCGAGTTTTCTGAAGGTAATAGAATTTCCTTCCGTGATATGGGATTTGAAGAGGGAAAGGGATCCCATAGGCTAAACTTGGTTGGAGTTGAGCAGGATATATTTGCTGATCCTCGTTCTGTTGATATTCACTCTGAAGCACATAAAAGCAGCACCAAATCTGAGGCTGAAGAACCTTCTGATGTGAACATGGAATCTCCTCATGATCATGCAAAACCAGGTGGAGATGAGATTGATGGATCCAACCTTCCTTGCCAAGCATGGTGGAAGAGGCATGCAGTATCTTTGTATAAACAGGCAAAGGAGGCCGGTACTTTTTGGTCTGTTGTTGTAGCTGCTGCCGTCATGGGAATTATAATTGTGAGGCAAAGATGGCATCAAGACAAATGGAGATTTAGCATCAACGATGAG AGGATGAGCAGGATGATGAGACCAATCGGCCGATTTAAGGATGTTATGGTTGGCGGCCACCAGCCTAACCGACTGATACATTGA
- the LOC135626768 gene encoding uncharacterized protein LOC135626768, producing MRIMEAELCSARTLSPSREESGDEELSVLPRHTKVIVTGNNRTKSVLVGLQGVVKKAVGLGGWHWLVLKNGVEVKLQRNALSVLEAPTGNEDEDDEIDYDNSFCSSSDVGDKDIDYSCLEFHKPTKPRVRHTRPWTCSAKSNGRSSNYRDTTHSNGHNSQTRVNLAKLGTPTLLRYWRRFNLVGINPKPTKEQLLHVVQNHFLSQQVDEMQVIVGFIHAAKRLKTRHRKKKEQQGGGLKQD from the exons ATGCGAATCATGGAGGCCGAGCTGTGTTCAGCCCGGACCCTATCTCCGTCGCGGGAGGAAAGTGGTGATGAAGAGCTCTCGGTGCTTCCCAGGCACACCAAGGTCATCGTAACTGGTAACAACAGAACAAAGTCTGTTCTAGTTGGGCTTCAAGGTGTTGTCAAGAAAGCTGTTGGTCTTGGTGGCTGGCACTGGCTG GTCCTAAAGAATGGGGTGGAGGTGAAACTTCAAAGAAACGCATTGAGCGTCTTAGAAGCTCCTACAGGAAATGAAGACGAGGACGATGAGATTGACTATGACAACTCGTTCTGCAGTAGTTCAGATGTGGGAGACAAAGACATCGATTACT CTTGCTTAGAGTTTCATAAGCCGACAAAGCCAAGGGTTAGGCACACCAGGCCATGGACATGTTCAGCAAAGTCAAATGGCCGAAGCAGCAACTATCGAGACACTACTCATTCTAATGGTCACAACTCTCAAACG AGGGTAAACTTGGCAAAGCTTGGAACACCAACCTTACTGAGATATTGGAGGCGCTTCAATCtt GTGGGCATCAACCCCAAACCTACAAAGGAGCAGCTGCTCCACGTTGTGCAGAATCACTTCCTCTCGCAG caagtggATGAGATGCAGGTCATCGTCGGCTTCATCCACGCCGCGAAGAGGTTGAAAACCCGCCATAGGAAAAAGAAGGAACAACAAGGTGGTGGGTTGAAGCAGGATTGA
- the LOC135626772 gene encoding AT-hook motif nuclear-localized protein 20-like: MPSKAPEVFAQADDEDDRHNDDDPREGAVEVGSRRPRGRPPGSKNKPKPPIFITRDSPNVLRSHVMEVAGGADVAECIAQFARRRQCGVSVLSGVGTVANVTLRQPAAPGAVVTMHGRFEILSLTGTFLPGPALPGSTGLTVYLAGEQCQVLGGSVVGSLLATGPVMVVATTFGNATYERLPLEGEEEVEEEETGGGGGLLDPSLLSMYNLPPNLIPDGGQLAHDAIARAHARRPPY, encoded by the coding sequence ATGCCCTCTAAGGCGCCCGAGGTCTTCGCCCAAGCCGACGACGAAGACGACCGGCACAACGACGACGACCCCAGAGAAGGAGCGGTGGAGGTCGGCAGCCGTCGCCCTCGCGGGCGGCCCCCTGGATCGAAGAACAAGCCAAAGCCCCCCATTTTCATCACCCGCGACAGCCCCAACGTGCTCCGGAGCCACGTGATGGAGGTCGCGGGCGGCGCCGACGTAGCCGAGTGCATCGCGCAGTTCGCACGCCGCCGGCAGTGCGGCGTCAGCGTGCTCAGCGGCGTCGGTACAGTCGCCAACGTCACCCTTCGACAGCCAGCTGCACCCGGCGCCGTCGTCACCATGCACGGCCGCTTCGAGATCCTGTCGCTGACTGGCACGTTCCTGCCCGGTCCGGCCCTGCCGGGTTCCACCGGCCTGACCGTCTACCTCGCCGGCGAACAGTGCCAGGTGTTGGGGGGCAGCGTCGTGGGGTCGCTCCTCGCCACGGGACCCGTCATGGTAGTCGCCACGACGTTTGGTAATGCCACCTACGAGAGGCTGCCACTCGAGGGGGAAGAGGAGGTCgaggaggaggaaacaggaggcgGCGGGGGATTACTGGATCCCTCGTTGCTGAGCATGTACAACCTGCCGCCGAATCTAATACCCGACGGCGGGCAGCTTGCTCACGACGCGATCGCACGTGCGCATGCGCGCCGGCCGCCATACTAG
- the LOC135627100 gene encoding uncharacterized protein LOC135627100, whose product MGGDLYALDFDGVLCDSCGESSLSALKAAKIRWPWLFGQVDSAMETWIIDQMHILRPVVETGYENLLLVRLLVELQVPSVRKSSVADGLTVEAILENWSQLKPIIMKEWDEERDALIDLFGRVRDEWIDNDLSGWIGANRFYPGVADALRFASSQLYIVTTKQARFADALLRELAGVTIPAERIYGLGTGPKVKVLKQLQEMPEHQGLSLHFVEDRLATLKNVIKEPALAGWNLYLGRWGYNTEKERAEAESIPRIQLIDLSDFSKKLK is encoded by the exons ATGGGAGGCGATCTCTACGCTCTGGACTTCGACGGCGTCCTCTGCGACAGCTGTGGCGAGAGTTCCCTCTCTGCCCTCAAG GCTGCTAAGATCAGATGGCCGTGGCTCTTCGGACAGGTGGACTCCGCCATGGAAACATGGATCATCGACCAAATGCACATC TTGCGTCCAGTGGTTGAAACAGGTTATGAGAATCTATTGCTTGTTAGGCTGTTAGTGGAGCTTCAGGTGCCCTCAGTGCGAAAATCATCG GTTGCAGATGGGCTTACTGTTGAGGCAATATTGGAGAACTGGTCGCAGTTGAAACCTATAATTATGAAGGAGTGGGATGAAGAACGAGATGCTTTAATTGATCTTTTTGGAAGAGTAAGGGATGAATGGATAGATAATGATCTTTCAGGTTGGATTGGTGCCAACAG ATTTTACCCAGGTGTCGCAGATGCTCTGAGATTTGCAAGCTCTCAACTCTATATTGTCACCACAAAGCAG GCCAGATTTGCTGATGCATTATTGCGAGAACTCGCTGGAGTAACCATACCTGCTGAACGAATTTATGGTTTGGGGACTGG GCCAAAAGTAAAAGTCCTAAAGCAGCTCCAAGAAATGCCAGAACATCAGGGTCTCTCTCTTCA CTTTGTGGAAGACCGTCTTGCAACTTTGAAGAATGTTATCAAAGAGCCCGCATTAGCCGGATGGAATTTATACCTGG gtAGATGGGGTTATAATACTGAGAAAGAGAGGGCAGAAGCAGAAAGCATTCCGAGGATTCAGCTAATAGACCTATCGGACTTCAGCAAGAAACTTAAATAG
- the LOC135627105 gene encoding uncharacterized protein LOC135627105, with the protein MRIRKCASQLLGTRRAGSPSRLTAGLNSSPPPRTLSWDSEASSSSAAAGLLCELNRSPWDDPMCLELIAACDPEEEEDDGGILGNGVKAEVGEPRGNPGNRIKYDAAAVSCVLKREASMKWSGDKVEEKARKKDGAKMTKKKKKGNVLQTKGGVAATEASLSCKKSDGKGWHCKRPAHRPHSLCNYHLTQLRSYTCSPGHGKAAESPPSECQGGVSRRQKKTNTAGADSNMYYYYSGFGPWRAKTRSRQATDDDDDEEEEEQEDGKEILKSGNGCDADAPAMAGENEENSDEDKGDNSGRDREGSKRSHRKRGRKRMKARSLKSLL; encoded by the exons ATGCGGATTCGGAAATGCGCCTCCCAGCTGTTGGGCACGCGGCGCGCCGGCTCTCCTTCTCGACTCACTGCCGGGCTCAACTCCTCGCCGCCGCCCCGGACGTTGTCGTGGGACTCCGAGGCGTCTTCTTCCTCCGCCGCCGCGGGCCTCCTCTGCGAGTTGAACCGGTCCCCATGGGATGATCCGATGTGCCTCGAGCTCATAGCTGCGTGTGATCCG gaagaagaggaggacgacGGGGGCATTCTGGGAAATGGCGTGAAAGCTGAAGTGGGCGAGCCGAGGGGCAATCCTGGAAATCGAATCAAATATGATGCCGCTGCAGTATCCTGCGTTCTCAAGAG GGAAGCAAGCATGAAGTGGTCGGGGGATAAGGTAGAAGAGAAAGCACGGAAGAAGGACGGGGCAAagatgacgaagaagaagaagaaaggcaaTGTCCTCCAAACAAAAGGCGGAGTTGCGGCTACGGAGGCCTCTCTGAGCTGCAAGAAGAGCGACGGCAAAGGTTGGCACTGTAAGCGGCCGGCGCACCGCCCGCACTCGCTATGCAATTACCATCTCACCCAGCTCCGCTCCTACACCTGCAGCCCCGGTCATGGCAAGGCTGCGGAATCACCACCCAGCGAATGCCAAGGCGGCGTGAGCCGTAGACAGAAGAAGACCAACACGGCTGGAGCCGATTCCAACATGTACTATTACTATTCAGGCTTCGGCCCTTGGCGAGCAAAGACGAGAAGTCGTCAGGCtaccgatgatgatgatgatgaagaagaagaagaacaagaagacggGAAGGAGATTTTGAAATCCGGCAACGGGTGCGATGCGGACGCCCCCGCAATGGCTGGCGAGAACGAGGAGAACAGTGACGAAGACAAGGGTGACAACAGCGGGAGGGATAGGGAGGGGAGCAAGAGGAGCCACAGGAAGagagggaggaagaggatgaaggcTCGGTCTCTCAAGTCCTTACTTTGA
- the LOC135626766 gene encoding ATG8-interacting protein 1-like isoform X2: MADDGKEEKVSSRGADWEVVSLTASAYASEPGPQEFDPTSESKEKENMTERESSAALFMSGHFVFPPSEHENLPIEPDTSKIHGEPTMIGGDNGIDDSDREKLQTESDDLQYDIEFSEAHKSSTKSEAEEPSDVNMESPHDHAKPGGDEIDGSNLPCQAWWKRHAVSLYKQAKEAGTFWSVVVAAAVMGIIIVRQRWHQDKWRFSINDERMSRMMRPIGRFKDVMVGGHQPNRLIH; encoded by the exons ATGGCGGACGATGGAAAAGAGGAAAAGGTTTCTTCTCGGGGAGCTGACTGGGAAGTTGTGTCCCTCACGGCATCCGCGTATGCTTCAGAGCCTGGTCCGCAGGAATTTGACCCTACCTCTGAGAGCAAAGAGAAGGAGAACATGACTGAACGTGAGTCTTCTGCAGCATTATTCATGTCCGGTCATTTTGTGTTTCCACCCAGTGAGCATGAGAATCTCCCGATAGAACCTGACACAAGCAAAATCCATGGTGAGCCAACAATGATTGGTGGTGATAATGGAATTGATGATTCTGATAGAGAAAAGTTGCAGACTGAATCTGATGATCTCCAGTATGATATCGAGTTTTCTGAAG CACATAAAAGCAGCACCAAATCTGAGGCTGAAGAACCTTCTGATGTGAACATGGAATCTCCTCATGATCATGCAAAACCAGGTGGAGATGAGATTGATGGATCCAACCTTCCTTGCCAAGCATGGTGGAAGAGGCATGCAGTATCTTTGTATAAACAGGCAAAGGAGGCCGGTACTTTTTGGTCTGTTGTTGTAGCTGCTGCCGTCATGGGAATTATAATTGTGAGGCAAAGATGGCATCAAGACAAATGGAGATTTAGCATCAACGATGAG AGGATGAGCAGGATGATGAGACCAATCGGCCGATTTAAGGATGTTATGGTTGGCGGCCACCAGCCTAACCGACTGATACATTGA